The Brassica napus cultivar Da-Ae chromosome C1, Da-Ae, whole genome shotgun sequence DNA segment tgaATGAGTCCAAAGCATGAAAGTCGAAGCAAAGACTTCTACATATATGAAAGCAGAGAATGAGAGTTGAAGCACTTCAAAGCTTTACTTTCAGCTCATCTCCTCTCtctaaaaaaaacagttttatttGGATGGACAAGACACAACTAAAACAACAAGAACTGACTCAAGAACAGATCATGGAGTTTAAAGAGGCGTTTTGTCTGTTCGACAAAGATGGAGATGGTTGCATCACTGCTGATGAGCTTGCCACTGTGATCCGCTCGTTGGATCAGAATCCGACCGAACAAGAGCTTCAAGATATGATCAATGAGATCGACTCCGATGGTAACGGCACCATCGAATTCTCTGAGTTCCTCAACCTCATGGCCAACAAAATCCAGGTTTACATTACTTAtatgaaactatatatatatatatttttttttttatatgaaactatattaattgattaatattaGGTTTTTGTCTTTGTTAATTAACTTTCTTTTCTTGTTATATAGGAAACTGATGCAGATGAGGAGCTTAAAGAAGCATTCAAAGTGTTTGACAAAGACCAAAATGGCTACATCTCGGCCAGCGAGGTTAGCATGTACTCCATTTAGTAATTAGTTACACTTTCcttatcataaataaattagatagttctgcttttcttttctcctttttaatattttactcTTCTAAGTGTTTTAGTTGTTTCTGATTTTTGTTAAGCACATTGTTCGTAGTTAAGTATGCTTTAACAAATATCAATTCGATGTACTCTGTTGCGTATTGTAGTACAACGCTCAGTACGTGCGGTCTAATTACGATTTTCTTTAATTCAATGATTGGAGACATCGATAAATAATTATGAATGATTGTATTTGAATCTAATAGTTCAATGTCTAAAGTAGATAAAACTATGTGTAGATTACTTTTATATACCAATTTCTTACAACAAATATATCAATTGTGCATTTAATTTGATAAAGGGAAAAATAGATAAAGTCTAGATCCAG contains these protein-coding regions:
- the LOC106364944 gene encoding calmodulin-like protein 8 is translated as MRVEALQSFTFSSSPLSKKNSFIWMDKTQLKQQELTQEQIMEFKEAFCLFDKDGDGCITADELATVIRSLDQNPTEQELQDMINEIDSDGNGTIEFSEFLNLMANKIQETDADEELKEAFKVFDKDQNGYISASELRHVMINLGEKLTDEEVAQMIKEADLDGDGQVNYDEFVRMMMTSG